One window from the genome of Enterobacter pseudoroggenkampii encodes:
- the nrdH gene encoding glutaredoxin-like protein NrdH, whose amino-acid sequence MSIIIYTRNDCVQCHATKRAMESRGVAFEMVNIDQQPEAADTLRAQGFRQLPVVVAGETSWSGFRPDMINRIAAQAARA is encoded by the coding sequence ATGAGCATTATTATTTACACTCGTAACGATTGTGTTCAGTGCCACGCGACCAAACGGGCAATGGAAAGCCGCGGCGTGGCGTTTGAGATGGTGAATATTGACCAGCAGCCCGAGGCCGCCGATACCCTTCGCGCGCAGGGTTTCCGTCAGCTTCCGGTGGTGGTGGCCGGGGAGACCAGCTGGTCTGGCTTCCGCCCGGACATGATCAACCGCATCGCCGCGCAGGCCGCCCGGGCATGA
- the nrdI gene encoding class Ib ribonucleoside-diphosphate reductase assembly flavoprotein NrdI — MSGLVFFSSSSENTLRFIERVGLPAVRIPLNERERIRVEEPYILVVPSYGGGGTAGAVPRQVIRFLNDPHNRELIRGVIAAGNRNFGDAFGRAGDVISQKCGVPYLYRFELMGTQQDVENVRKGVNEFWQRQPQNG, encoded by the coding sequence ATGAGTGGGCTGGTGTTCTTCTCCAGTAGCTCGGAAAACACGCTCCGCTTTATTGAGCGCGTCGGGCTGCCTGCGGTGCGCATTCCCCTTAACGAGCGGGAGCGGATCCGGGTAGAGGAACCTTACATTCTGGTGGTGCCCAGCTATGGCGGAGGCGGTACGGCGGGCGCTGTGCCTCGCCAGGTGATCCGCTTTCTGAACGATCCCCATAACCGGGAGCTGATCCGCGGCGTCATTGCGGCGGGGAATCGCAATTTCGGCGATGCCTTTGGCCGCGCCGGAGATGTCATCTCTCAAAAGTGCGGCGTGCCGTATCTCTATCGCTTTGAGCTGATGGGGACGCAGCAGGACGTCGAAAACGTGCGTAAAGGAGTGAACGAATTTTGGCAACGACAACCGCAGAACGGGTAA